From the Ruania alkalisoli genome, one window contains:
- a CDS encoding NUDIX hydrolase encodes MPHAALTDLLGLLARVHEGRFVPLAGPHADDAQLAATFRRAAVLALFTPGQTEGDTEPPAVDLFLVQRSPALRQHPGQIALPGGRIEASDDGPTGAALRETEEETGIARHHVQLLGALPQVLVPVSSFAVTPVLGWADTVPPTTPSTDGEVLHTLRVPVARLLSPTARANVLLAGHRSAGFRVPSGWVWGFTGNLLDHLFTELGWTRPWDRAAEHLMTWDEARGAQLRE; translated from the coding sequence GTGCCGCATGCCGCGCTGACCGACCTGCTCGGGCTCCTGGCGCGGGTGCACGAAGGACGCTTCGTGCCTCTCGCAGGACCGCACGCTGATGACGCCCAGCTCGCCGCCACGTTCCGTCGTGCCGCCGTCCTCGCCCTGTTCACCCCGGGCCAGACCGAAGGCGACACGGAACCACCGGCCGTGGATCTCTTCCTCGTCCAACGCTCTCCGGCGCTGCGCCAGCATCCCGGTCAGATCGCGCTCCCTGGTGGTCGCATCGAGGCCTCCGACGACGGACCGACCGGTGCCGCCCTCCGGGAGACCGAGGAGGAGACCGGTATCGCCCGGCACCACGTGCAGCTGCTCGGCGCCCTCCCCCAGGTGCTCGTTCCGGTCAGCTCCTTCGCGGTCACCCCGGTCCTGGGATGGGCAGACACGGTGCCTCCGACGACGCCGAGCACCGACGGCGAGGTGTTGCACACCCTGCGGGTTCCGGTGGCACGGCTGCTCTCCCCGACGGCGCGGGCGAACGTCCTGCTCGCGGGTCACCGTTCCGCCGGCTTCCGGGTGCCGAGCGGCTGGGTGTGGGGGTTCACCGGCAACCTGCTCGACCATCTGTTCACCGAGCTCGGGTGGACCCGCCCGTGGGACCGGGCAGCAGAGCACCTCATGACGTGGGACGAGGCTCGCGGCGCCCAGCTACGCGAATGA
- a CDS encoding ABC transporter ATP-binding protein, producing the protein MREEPGTATSGPAAATPSKQDVLVVTSVERRFGDLKAVDGVSLSIRPGETFGLLGPNGAGKTTTITMIAGLLAPDRGTIEVAGERMLPSAVAVKRHIGLVPQDLALYPDLKGRENLRYFARLQGLRGADLKHRVDEVLEVVGLADRAKDPVKEYSGGMKRRLNIAVGLLHRPSLLILDEPTVGVDPQSRNAILESVEALAGEGMAVLYTTHYMEEAERLCDRIAIIDTGRIQAAGTRSELIRILGSSDQVRLSGTGDLRAASSAVAQVRGVERADVTDGEVLVTAADAPAALAAIVTAASAHLELADVEITRPDLEQVFLHLTGKALRD; encoded by the coding sequence GTGCGCGAGGAACCAGGAACCGCGACGTCGGGTCCGGCGGCGGCCACTCCGAGCAAGCAGGACGTGCTGGTCGTCACCAGCGTCGAACGCCGCTTCGGTGACCTGAAGGCCGTTGACGGGGTCTCACTGAGCATCCGCCCCGGTGAGACCTTCGGGTTGCTCGGACCGAACGGGGCCGGTAAGACCACCACCATCACGATGATCGCCGGGCTGCTCGCCCCGGACCGCGGCACGATCGAGGTCGCGGGGGAGCGGATGCTCCCCTCCGCTGTGGCTGTGAAGCGCCACATCGGACTGGTCCCACAGGACCTGGCGCTCTACCCAGATCTCAAGGGCCGGGAGAACCTGCGCTACTTCGCCCGTTTGCAGGGCCTGCGCGGGGCAGACCTGAAGCATCGCGTGGACGAGGTGCTGGAGGTGGTAGGCCTCGCCGACCGGGCCAAGGACCCGGTGAAGGAATACTCCGGCGGGATGAAACGGCGGCTGAACATCGCCGTCGGACTGCTGCACCGGCCCAGCCTGCTCATCCTGGACGAACCCACGGTGGGGGTGGACCCGCAGTCACGCAACGCCATCCTGGAATCGGTGGAGGCCCTCGCCGGCGAGGGCATGGCGGTGCTCTACACGACGCACTACATGGAAGAGGCTGAACGGCTCTGCGACCGGATCGCCATCATCGACACCGGACGGATCCAGGCTGCGGGGACCCGCAGCGAGTTGATCCGGATCCTCGGCTCCTCTGACCAGGTGCGCCTGAGCGGTACCGGTGACCTGCGCGCCGCCTCCTCCGCCGTGGCTCAGGTGCGTGGGGTGGAACGCGCCGACGTGACCGACGGTGAGGTGCTGGTGACCGCGGCCGACGCACCCGCTGCGCTCGCGGCCATCGTGACCGCGGCGAGCGCCCACCTCGAGCTCGCCGACGTCGAGATCACCCGCCCGGACCTCGAGCAGGTCTTCCTGCACCTGACCGGCAAAGCGCTGCGGGACTGA
- a CDS encoding ABC transporter permease codes for MGAVWTIVTKDLQQRLRDKSVLIFSIAVPLALMTVLNLVIPTGADDVELEPVTVAASIDADDELADVVVSSLAGLSVFQVTVADSEDPRAAVDAGDADLGLIIPPGLTEDLRSGTEHSVQMVIGDSAGLSANILIAVTDGLLSEMRARSVSAAAAIEAGLGPEVAAQLAQQEVDAASAITAEAGAASDEQLSAGGALIAGQAGLFLMFTVGFGVLSMVAERESGTLARLRSMPIRPGSIVLAKALGAFVLGVLATSVLLTAGSLLFGVTFGNVGAVGVLVLCAVAAATSLTFIVVRLARTAEQANIVQTILALVLGMSGGAFFPIAASGALGAVLDVNPIAAFTRGLGITAGGGGLSDLTGPVLTLLAFAAVCLLVSRVIPDRGETR; via the coding sequence ATGGGTGCCGTGTGGACGATCGTCACCAAGGACCTGCAGCAGCGGTTGCGTGACAAGTCGGTGCTGATCTTCTCCATCGCCGTACCGCTGGCGCTGATGACCGTGCTCAACCTGGTGATCCCCACCGGCGCCGACGACGTGGAGCTGGAACCGGTGACGGTGGCCGCCTCGATCGACGCCGATGACGAGCTCGCCGATGTGGTGGTCTCCAGCCTGGCCGGCCTGAGCGTCTTCCAGGTGACGGTGGCCGACAGCGAAGATCCTCGGGCCGCGGTGGATGCTGGTGATGCGGATCTCGGTCTGATCATCCCGCCGGGCCTGACCGAAGACTTGCGCTCGGGTACCGAGCACTCCGTGCAGATGGTGATCGGTGACAGCGCCGGCCTGTCCGCGAACATCCTGATCGCCGTCACCGATGGGCTGCTCAGCGAGATGCGCGCGCGCAGCGTCTCCGCCGCCGCGGCGATCGAGGCGGGCCTCGGCCCCGAGGTCGCCGCCCAGTTGGCACAGCAGGAGGTGGATGCGGCAAGTGCGATCACCGCCGAGGCAGGAGCGGCCTCCGATGAGCAGCTCAGTGCTGGCGGGGCGCTGATCGCCGGTCAAGCGGGCCTGTTCCTGATGTTCACCGTCGGCTTCGGGGTGCTCTCCATGGTGGCCGAGCGAGAGAGCGGTACTCTCGCGCGGCTGCGGTCGATGCCCATCCGGCCCGGTTCGATCGTGCTCGCCAAGGCACTCGGTGCGTTCGTTCTCGGGGTCCTGGCCACCTCGGTGCTGCTGACCGCAGGATCACTGCTGTTCGGGGTCACCTTCGGCAATGTGGGCGCCGTGGGTGTGCTGGTGCTGTGCGCGGTGGCCGCCGCGACCTCGCTGACCTTCATCGTGGTCCGCCTGGCACGCACTGCGGAACAGGCGAACATCGTGCAGACCATCCTCGCCCTGGTCCTGGGCATGTCCGGCGGCGCATTCTTCCCGATCGCTGCGAGCGGCGCGCTCGGGGCGGTGCTCGATGTGAACCCGATCGCCGCATTCACCCGCGGGTTGGGCATCACCGCCGGAGGCGGCGGGCTCAGCGACCTGACGGGGCCAGTGCTCACCTTGCTCGCCTTCGCCGCGGTATGCCTGCTGGTCTCCCGCGTGATCCCGGACCGGGGGGAGACCCGATGA